Proteins co-encoded in one Thermomicrobiales bacterium genomic window:
- a CDS encoding gamma-glutamyl-gamma-aminobutyrate hydrolase family protein, with amino-acid sequence MPQRKPVIGITPSPMEDSQPHGSFDRYAISTTYTEAVEAAGGVPLVIPPQAGNIDEILSIVDGLLLSGGGDIDPILYGDDTLHEATYGIHPGRDALELALAREAVARDIPTLCICRGVQVLNVALGGTLIQDIPGQYSTEIEHRQQEQGIRKEEPGHTVAVTPGSVLARTYEADTIEVNSFHHQALKDIAPGLSIDAVAPDEIVESVSASAGRWILGVQWHPEMMFRERPEHLKPFVALVQQARLSRDNS; translated from the coding sequence ATGCCTCAACGAAAGCCAGTGATTGGCATCACACCATCCCCTATGGAGGATTCCCAGCCGCACGGTTCCTTCGATCGATACGCGATCTCGACGACCTACACGGAGGCGGTGGAAGCGGCCGGCGGGGTGCCGCTCGTTATCCCGCCACAGGCCGGCAACATCGATGAGATTCTCTCGATCGTCGACGGGTTGCTCCTGAGTGGTGGTGGCGATATCGACCCGATACTCTACGGCGACGACACCCTGCATGAGGCCACCTACGGCATCCACCCGGGGCGCGATGCGCTCGAGTTGGCACTCGCCCGAGAGGCGGTCGCCCGCGATATTCCCACGCTCTGTATCTGTCGCGGCGTCCAGGTGTTGAACGTTGCGCTCGGCGGCACGCTCATCCAGGACATCCCCGGCCAATATTCGACGGAGATCGAACACCGGCAACAGGAGCAAGGCATCCGTAAGGAGGAACCGGGGCACACGGTGGCGGTTACTCCCGGGTCGGTCCTTGCACGCACGTATGAGGCAGACACGATCGAGGTCAACTCGTTCCACCACCAGGCGTTGAAGGACATCGCCCCCGGCTTATCGATCGACGCGGTTGCCCCCGACGAGATCGTGGAGTCTGTCTCTGCGTCAGCCGGCCGGTGGATCCTCGGCGTTCAGTGGCATCCGGAGATGATGTTCCGCGAACGCCCCGAACACCTCAAGCCATTTGTGGCGCTTGTTCAACAGGCTCGACTGTCACGCGACAACTCCTGA
- the lon gene encoding endopeptidase La yields the protein MTDEQKRYDEAVAADAEPQPASSDEPNSQPSDPIGEQSALPVLPLRGTVVFPMTVVPLAAAQPRSLRLIDAVASGDRTVVLVLQNNAEQDAAGPGETRMIGTLATIHQMMRVPDGTVRLAVQGVKRVRIVNWVDEEPYLTAIIEDLPEHDTDDIETQALMRSTVELFQRLVSLVSNLPDELVTTALNVDEPLQLVYLIATNLRMDPDERQILLEYDSVRDKLTHLSRYMAKELELLELGKKIQGDVQEEVQKSQRDYYLREQLKAIQRELGEGDGQEAEVQQLREQIEKAGMPEEARREADRELDRLSKLQPASAEYGVIKTYLDWLVSLPWNISTETDIDIQKTREILNRDHYDMEKVKDRILEYLAVRKLRRDHAAGGEPIDAREPILCFVGPPGVGKTSLAQSIADALGRKFTRMSLGGVRDEAEIRGHRRTYIGAMPGRIVQAIRRAGTNDPVFVLDEVDKLGADWRGDPSSALLEVLDPEQNDTFRDHYLDVPFDLSNVMFITTANLLDPIPGPLRDRMEIIHLTGYTDEEKLNIGQRFLVPRQRTANALGESAPAWDDAAVLSVIQGYTRESGVRNLEREIGTVYRKVATRLAADESVPAAITPELVREYLGRPRFFYEELETRTAQPGVAIGVGVSAVGGDIMFIETTSMDGRGNMTITGQLGDVMRESAQAAMSFVRSRARDLGIDSGRFKDLDIHIHVPAGATPKDGPSAGVALTVALVSLLTGIPTNENVAMTGEVSLRGQILPVGGIKEKALAAHRAGVTTFILPRRNEGDLDDLPAGLRDELRFVLVDTIDDALDVAMPQSFQQQRAATAPPIGIPDDERMVAHVSA from the coding sequence GTGACTGACGAGCAGAAGCGCTACGATGAGGCTGTTGCTGCGGACGCCGAGCCGCAGCCCGCCTCTTCGGATGAGCCGAATTCCCAGCCTTCCGACCCGATCGGCGAACAATCGGCGCTGCCGGTACTGCCGCTGCGCGGGACCGTTGTGTTTCCGATGACGGTCGTCCCGTTGGCTGCCGCACAACCCCGCTCGCTACGGTTGATCGATGCCGTCGCATCGGGTGACCGGACGGTTGTCCTTGTTCTGCAAAATAACGCCGAACAGGATGCAGCAGGCCCTGGCGAGACGCGGATGATCGGCACCCTGGCGACGATCCACCAGATGATGCGAGTGCCGGACGGCACAGTGCGTCTGGCCGTTCAGGGGGTCAAGCGCGTACGGATTGTGAACTGGGTCGATGAAGAGCCGTATCTGACGGCGATTATCGAAGACCTGCCCGAGCACGACACGGACGACATCGAGACACAGGCACTGATGCGCTCGACAGTTGAGCTGTTCCAGCGCCTCGTCAGCCTCGTGTCGAACCTGCCGGACGAGCTCGTTACGACCGCCCTCAATGTCGATGAGCCACTCCAGCTGGTGTATCTCATCGCGACCAATCTGCGCATGGATCCGGACGAGCGCCAGATCCTTCTGGAGTACGACTCGGTTCGCGACAAGCTGACACATCTGAGTCGATACATGGCAAAGGAGCTTGAACTTCTCGAGCTCGGCAAGAAGATCCAGGGGGACGTTCAGGAAGAGGTCCAGAAGTCGCAGCGGGATTACTACCTTCGCGAACAGCTCAAGGCGATTCAGCGCGAGCTGGGCGAGGGCGACGGCCAGGAGGCCGAAGTTCAGCAGTTGCGCGAGCAGATCGAGAAGGCCGGCATGCCCGAAGAGGCGCGCCGCGAGGCTGATCGCGAGCTGGATCGGCTATCGAAGCTTCAGCCAGCCTCAGCCGAGTATGGCGTGATCAAGACCTATCTGGACTGGCTGGTCTCGCTACCCTGGAATATCTCGACTGAGACTGACATCGATATCCAGAAGACGCGCGAGATTCTGAATCGCGATCACTACGACATGGAAAAGGTCAAAGACCGTATCCTGGAGTATCTGGCCGTTCGCAAGCTGCGACGCGATCACGCCGCTGGCGGCGAGCCAATCGACGCGAGAGAGCCGATTCTGTGCTTCGTTGGTCCTCCGGGTGTTGGCAAGACCTCACTTGCGCAATCGATTGCCGATGCGCTCGGGCGAAAGTTCACGCGAATGTCGCTGGGCGGCGTGCGCGACGAAGCCGAAATTCGAGGACATCGACGGACGTATATCGGCGCCATGCCGGGACGAATTGTCCAGGCGATCCGACGGGCCGGCACGAACGATCCCGTCTTTGTCCTTGACGAGGTGGACAAGCTCGGCGCTGACTGGCGTGGCGATCCGTCGTCTGCCTTGCTGGAAGTTCTGGACCCCGAGCAGAACGACACATTCAGAGATCACTATCTCGACGTCCCATTCGATCTCAGCAACGTGATGTTCATCACGACTGCGAATCTGCTCGACCCGATCCCCGGGCCTCTGCGCGATCGGATGGAGATCATTCACCTCACCGGGTACACGGACGAGGAGAAGCTGAACATCGGCCAGCGCTTCCTGGTGCCGCGTCAGCGCACCGCGAACGCGCTCGGTGAGTCAGCGCCGGCCTGGGACGATGCCGCGGTTCTCAGTGTGATCCAGGGCTACACTCGTGAGAGCGGAGTTCGAAATCTGGAGCGTGAGATCGGGACAGTCTACCGGAAGGTCGCGACGCGCCTGGCCGCAGACGAGTCTGTTCCGGCGGCGATAACTCCCGAGCTTGTGCGGGAATACCTGGGCCGCCCTCGATTTTTCTACGAAGAGCTCGAGACGCGCACGGCGCAGCCCGGAGTTGCCATCGGTGTTGGCGTGTCGGCGGTTGGCGGGGACATCATGTTCATCGAGACGACCTCGATGGATGGCCGCGGCAACATGACGATTACTGGCCAACTTGGGGATGTAATGCGGGAGTCCGCGCAGGCAGCCATGTCGTTCGTCCGGTCGCGAGCACGAGACCTTGGCATCGACTCTGGGCGGTTCAAGGATCTGGATATCCATATCCACGTTCCGGCCGGCGCGACACCGAAGGATGGACCATCGGCTGGTGTTGCGCTGACGGTGGCGCTCGTCTCGCTCCTGACCGGTATTCCCACTAACGAGAACGTCGCTATGACCGGCGAAGTCTCACTACGTGGTCAGATTCTTCCGGTTGGTGGAATCAAGGAGAAGGCGCTCGCGGCGCACCGAGCTGGCGTCACGACGTTCATCCTGCCGCGTCGCAACGAGGGTGACCTCGACGACCTGCCGGCCGGTCTACGGGACGAGTTGCGGTTTGTGCTCGTTGACACGATCGATGACGCGCTCGATGTCGCGATGCCTCAGTCATTCCAGCAGCAGCGGGCTGCCACGGCGCCGCCGATCGGCATTCCCGACGACGAGCGTATGGTGGCGCACGTGAGTGCGTAG
- a CDS encoding Hsp20/alpha crystallin family protein has product MYVMRNRGGRNIQRIQYEMEDTFQTMLGSRPVGVRLTPGMLAAWRPPVEVYETDVELVVLAEIGGIANVQVEVSIDDQVLAIRGERAPLHCEERRRIHAMGIAYGPFAADIFVPFAVDHDAIRADYDAGILTIRLPRAAATKIPVKATTLDLETNE; this is encoded by the coding sequence ATGTATGTGATGCGCAATCGTGGCGGCCGAAATATCCAGCGCATTCAGTATGAGATGGAAGATACCTTCCAGACGATGCTGGGGAGCCGGCCGGTTGGTGTCAGGTTGACGCCTGGCATGCTGGCAGCATGGCGGCCTCCGGTCGAGGTATACGAAACTGACGTCGAGCTCGTCGTTCTGGCGGAGATCGGCGGCATCGCGAATGTGCAGGTAGAGGTATCGATTGACGACCAGGTTCTGGCGATTCGCGGTGAACGCGCGCCACTCCATTGTGAGGAGCGGCGGAGAATCCATGCGATGGGCATTGCCTATGGACCGTTTGCGGCCGATATCTTCGTTCCCTTCGCGGTCGATCACGACGCCATTCGCGCGGATTACGATGCTGGCATCCTGACGATTCGATTACCCCGCGCAGCAGCGACGAAAATCCCCGTGAAGGCCACCACTCTCGATCTGGAAACGAACGAGTAG
- a CDS encoding decaprenyl-phosphate phosphoribosyltransferase, translating into MDALEPQQRVSRGSARAEVDHHDHQPVLTPARLPLLALAQLLRPRQWTKNVVVFAAIVFDHKLAQPGQFLVVIGAFVAFCMASSAIYVINDLKDAESDRLHPAKRNRPIASGAVSPQLALGTATLLLAVALPLAIALHPAFGLVVFAYVALMVAYSLFLKHVVILDVFSIAAGFVLRAAGGAVVIGVPISPWLYVCTILLALFVGFGKRRHELLLLDMAAGSHRRNLDEYSAELLDHFILISAAATVMAYSLYTFVAESLPDDHSMMLTIPFVLYALFRYLFLVHRRDAGGSPEQTLLSDFPLLGCIVAWGVVTIVILYR; encoded by the coding sequence ATGGATGCTCTGGAGCCCCAGCAACGAGTATCACGTGGGAGCGCTCGCGCCGAAGTAGATCATCACGACCACCAACCCGTGCTGACGCCGGCTCGGCTGCCGCTGCTGGCGCTCGCGCAATTGCTTCGCCCGCGGCAGTGGACGAAGAACGTGGTTGTGTTCGCTGCGATCGTTTTCGATCACAAGTTGGCACAACCTGGGCAGTTTCTCGTTGTGATCGGCGCTTTCGTGGCGTTCTGCATGGCAAGCAGCGCGATCTACGTGATCAACGATCTCAAGGATGCCGAGTCCGATCGGCTCCACCCAGCAAAGCGTAATCGGCCGATAGCGTCAGGCGCGGTTTCACCACAGCTCGCGTTGGGAACCGCGACGCTGTTGTTGGCGGTCGCGCTGCCGTTGGCGATCGCTCTGCATCCTGCATTCGGCCTTGTCGTGTTCGCCTACGTGGCGCTAATGGTCGCCTATAGTCTGTTCCTCAAGCACGTCGTGATCCTCGACGTCTTCTCGATCGCGGCGGGATTCGTCCTGCGCGCCGCCGGGGGAGCAGTCGTGATTGGTGTGCCGATCAGTCCCTGGCTTTACGTCTGCACAATCCTGCTCGCGCTCTTCGTCGGGTTCGGCAAACGACGGCACGAGCTGCTCTTGCTCGATATGGCGGCCGGATCCCACCGGCGCAACCTCGATGAGTACTCAGCTGAGCTGCTCGATCACTTCATCCTCATTTCCGCGGCGGCAACCGTGATGGCGTACTCGCTCTACACGTTCGTTGCAGAGTCGCTTCCGGACGATCACTCGATGATGCTGACGATTCCGTTCGTTCTCTACGCTCTCTTTCGCTACCTGTTCCTCGTCCATCGACGCGACGCAGGGGGATCACCAGAGCAGACGCTCCTGAGCGACTTCCCGCTTCTAGGCTGCATCGTTGCCTGGGGAGTCGTGACAATCGTTATCCTGTATCGCTGA
- a CDS encoding putative glycoside hydrolase — protein MLPLLGFLITFMFRAGDPSGLSGVVKDAYTGKPVAGASISTANGTVVTDANGKFAMGNGISGTVTVTHQNYAGTEVAILPGQGSVEVLLRPTTIAGTVTNSQSGDPIEGAVVLLTRKNGQTVSVNTDKDGRYLLADVDDGDTLSVQMEGVTVATERIGKDARLNFQIRPDVLTGVITDENGTPVAGAVVSVGEATATTAADGAYRLPGVPEKGTIIVRRTGFKDATGELDKSLRFDAKLVDNRIKAIYVSAQIGASDELWAEKLQIAETTEINAIVLDLKDSTGHVFYNTNVPMAATIGAKDPKLDVQKRLKEMKDRGIYSIARIVCFEDPLLANARSDLAIHDSTTGGLWTTWNGLAWVNAHQREVWQYNIDLAVEAAKLGFDEVQLDYIRFPSDGLLENADYGDQYANETRLEAITGFLGQMQSAMKPTGSLLAVDIFGLTMWDDGDGGIGQNFAAIAPLVDIVCPMIYPSHFYPGDLGLDIPNNHPYEVIYSSLTNGAAKVPDAAYKLRPWLQDFSYGEGIDYGDAEVAAQIKAANDFGGNGWMLWSPSNEYHVGALAPK, from the coding sequence GTGCTGCCGCTGCTGGGATTTCTGATTACCTTCATGTTCCGTGCCGGCGACCCGAGCGGACTGTCGGGCGTTGTGAAAGACGCCTACACCGGGAAGCCAGTTGCTGGCGCATCCATTTCAACGGCGAATGGCACCGTAGTGACCGACGCGAACGGCAAGTTCGCGATGGGCAACGGGATCAGCGGCACGGTTACTGTAACGCACCAGAACTACGCAGGCACCGAGGTCGCGATCCTGCCGGGCCAGGGCAGCGTCGAGGTGCTGCTTCGCCCTACGACAATCGCCGGCACGGTAACCAATTCGCAATCAGGAGACCCGATCGAGGGGGCAGTCGTTCTTCTCACTCGCAAAAACGGGCAGACCGTCTCAGTGAACACGGACAAGGACGGACGTTACCTGCTTGCCGATGTTGATGATGGAGACACGCTCTCTGTCCAGATGGAGGGGGTAACGGTTGCGACGGAGCGAATTGGCAAAGATGCGAGGCTGAACTTTCAGATTCGCCCGGATGTCCTGACAGGAGTCATCACGGACGAGAATGGAACACCGGTTGCCGGGGCAGTGGTCAGTGTGGGTGAAGCAACAGCGACGACCGCCGCAGACGGAGCCTATCGGCTGCCGGGGGTGCCCGAGAAGGGGACGATCATAGTCCGGCGGACGGGATTCAAGGACGCCACGGGCGAGCTCGATAAGTCCCTGAGGTTCGACGCCAAGCTCGTTGATAACCGTATCAAGGCGATTTACGTTAGCGCGCAGATTGGCGCAAGTGACGAGCTCTGGGCCGAGAAGCTGCAGATTGCGGAGACGACCGAGATCAACGCGATCGTCCTCGACCTCAAGGATTCGACGGGACATGTCTTCTACAACACGAACGTTCCGATGGCCGCAACAATCGGAGCGAAGGATCCCAAGCTGGATGTCCAGAAGCGGCTCAAGGAGATGAAGGATCGCGGGATATACTCGATCGCCCGGATTGTCTGCTTCGAGGATCCCCTGCTCGCCAACGCCCGCTCCGACCTGGCAATCCACGATTCGACAACCGGCGGGCTGTGGACGACGTGGAATGGCCTCGCCTGGGTCAACGCACATCAGCGCGAGGTCTGGCAATACAACATTGACCTGGCGGTTGAGGCGGCGAAGCTTGGCTTCGACGAAGTTCAGCTTGACTATATCCGGTTCCCGTCCGATGGCCTGCTGGAGAATGCGGACTACGGGGACCAGTACGCGAACGAAACGCGGCTGGAAGCGATTACTGGTTTCCTTGGCCAGATGCAGTCCGCGATGAAGCCAACGGGCTCGCTGCTGGCAGTCGATATTTTCGGCCTGACGATGTGGGACGATGGAGATGGCGGGATTGGCCAGAACTTCGCGGCGATCGCGCCTCTCGTCGATATCGTCTGCCCGATGATCTATCCCTCGCATTTCTATCCCGGTGATCTCGGTCTTGATATTCCGAACAACCATCCGTACGAGGTGATTTACAGTAGTCTCACCAACGGCGCCGCGAAAGTGCCTGATGCGGCCTACAAGCTGCGCCCGTGGCTTCAGGACTTCTCGTATGGTGAAGGTATCGACTATGGTGATGCCGAGGTGGCCGCGCAGATCAAGGCAGCCAACGACTTCGGTGGGAACGGATGGATGCTCTGGAGCCCCAGCAACGAGTATCACGTGGGAGCGCTCGCGCCGAAGTAG
- a CDS encoding polyprenyl synthetase family protein, with amino-acid sequence MTGLVDRRDVDTAKPQFEFEDVVQSLRDDMALVEARVRLAAQVEYPGLGRLLQAIVESGGKRLRPLLLLLAARPFDYRIEPLIPAAAGIELLHTASLVHDDTIDTSQLRRGQPTLNSVFDTGTVILIGDYLFAQSAILAAETMNPRVVAVFASSLADICDGQLREAFTAHRLDQSPEEYSHRIYGKTASLFAGAAEMGAILGGANAEETGALRGFGGDIGMAFQIIDDVLDLRSTEAVTGKPANLDLRQGTVTLPTMLYLAQIDGTEEADTLRRVVGGDGVADEEYSRLAIRIEESGSIDAAINTARDHVANGLARLAFIEDPSLFGQFQAFANLALERTQ; translated from the coding sequence ATGACAGGGCTGGTCGATCGACGAGACGTGGATACCGCGAAACCTCAATTCGAGTTTGAAGACGTAGTGCAGTCGTTGCGCGACGATATGGCACTTGTCGAAGCTCGCGTGCGCCTCGCGGCACAGGTCGAATACCCTGGCCTGGGCCGGCTATTGCAGGCTATTGTCGAATCGGGTGGTAAGCGGCTTCGCCCGTTGCTTCTACTGCTCGCGGCCAGGCCGTTCGACTATCGCATTGAACCTCTCATACCCGCCGCGGCCGGCATCGAGCTGCTGCACACTGCCTCGTTGGTCCATGACGACACGATCGACACATCGCAACTGCGACGTGGACAGCCAACGTTGAACTCCGTCTTCGACACCGGAACGGTCATTCTGATCGGCGACTACCTGTTCGCCCAGTCCGCCATTCTCGCTGCCGAAACGATGAATCCCCGGGTAGTTGCGGTGTTTGCGTCATCACTGGCCGACATTTGCGACGGGCAACTGCGCGAGGCATTCACCGCCCACCGACTCGACCAGTCACCCGAGGAGTACTCACACCGCATCTACGGTAAGACCGCGTCGCTGTTTGCCGGCGCTGCCGAGATGGGCGCCATCCTCGGCGGCGCCAACGCAGAGGAGACCGGCGCGCTACGCGGTTTCGGCGGGGACATCGGCATGGCATTCCAGATCATCGACGATGTGCTGGATTTGCGCTCGACGGAAGCCGTCACCGGTAAGCCCGCAAACCTCGATCTCCGGCAAGGCACGGTGACTCTCCCGACGATGCTCTATCTTGCCCAGATTGACGGAACCGAGGAGGCAGATACTCTCCGTCGCGTCGTCGGCGGTGACGGTGTCGCGGACGAGGAATACTCCCGGCTGGCAATCCGGATCGAGGAATCTGGATCGATCGATGCTGCGATCAACACCGCCCGCGATCACGTTGCAAACGGGTTGGCCCGTCTCGCATTCATCGAGGATCCGTCGCTGTTCGGGCAGTTCCAGGCCTTCGCCAACCTGGCGCTCGAACGAACTCAGTAG
- a CDS encoding nucleoside hydrolase, giving the protein MTTSRKPMLLDVDTGVDDAMAIGLASRLDRHELVAITTVAGNVPVDATTRNTRAVAGWLGLDVPIHAGMDRPLFRELHDAREHHGEAGLGDWQPDVALAPLSDVTAPEAIVRLAREHRGDITFVFVGPLTNLAVALSLEPRLVDWVDRLVIMGGAFFKPGNMTRYAEFNIYVDPDAAQRVADAGFRATWVGLDVTQQTTMTRHDWDSLDGATAPGAVLVREMTRRMLVDLGRPAANLHDPLAVAVAEDPSLVGMSDGLVVVETTEPGRGRTRLAECSPGDSRASVCRTVDNVAFRSLFARISGEFPPPA; this is encoded by the coding sequence GTGACGACATCGCGCAAGCCCATGCTGCTGGATGTTGATACGGGTGTTGACGATGCGATGGCGATCGGGTTGGCATCGCGCCTTGACCGCCATGAGCTGGTCGCAATCACGACCGTGGCTGGCAATGTGCCAGTCGATGCCACCACCAGAAACACACGAGCTGTCGCCGGCTGGCTCGGTCTGGACGTCCCGATCCACGCCGGTATGGATCGGCCGCTCTTCCGCGAACTCCACGACGCCCGCGAACACCATGGCGAGGCGGGTCTCGGAGACTGGCAGCCCGACGTGGCGCTGGCCCCGTTGTCGGATGTCACGGCGCCCGAAGCGATCGTGAGGCTTGCTCGTGAGCATCGAGGCGACATTACGTTTGTCTTCGTCGGACCGCTCACGAACCTCGCGGTGGCATTGTCGCTCGAGCCCCGGTTGGTCGACTGGGTGGATCGCCTTGTGATCATGGGCGGCGCGTTCTTCAAGCCGGGAAACATGACCCGCTACGCCGAGTTCAACATTTACGTCGATCCAGATGCCGCGCAGCGTGTGGCGGACGCCGGGTTCCGAGCTACCTGGGTGGGCCTTGATGTGACACAACAAACAACAATGACGCGTCATGACTGGGATTCCCTCGACGGCGCCACGGCGCCCGGCGCGGTGCTTGTTCGCGAGATGACTCGCCGTATGCTGGTCGACCTTGGCCGGCCGGCGGCGAATCTTCATGACCCGCTGGCAGTTGCGGTCGCGGAGGATCCGTCGCTCGTTGGCATGTCAGACGGTCTTGTTGTGGTGGAGACGACCGAGCCGGGCCGTGGCCGGACGCGTCTGGCGGAGTGCTCTCCGGGCGATTCGCGCGCGTCAGTCTGCCGAACAGTCGACAACGTCGCCTTCAGAAGCCTGTTCGCACGGATCTCCGGCGAATTCCCACCGCCTGCTTGA
- a CDS encoding thiamine pyrophosphate-binding protein, whose translation MNVSDAIVEILVQSGIEHIFGLPGDTGMDFYDALYRNEGRIQHILTRDERSASFMADAYARVSGKVGVCEGPSGGGATYIVPGVAEAHGSFLPLLVLTSDTPIREEGRGVLTELDQRALFQPITKWAARMTTANTAPDVVRRALRLATTGRPGAVSISMPADVLKAPVDEAHVYGVPQFGAAPASRPRPDSSEIERAADVIRNATRPVIVAGGGVLISQAWDALTALAEAGSIPVGTSINGKGSIAETNRLSLGIVGGNGARPYANSILAEADVVILVGTRTDSTTTLNWTLPRRDAALKVVHIDVDPWQLGNNYRTVAPVIGDARAALEDLVDALGVTPADAERVLWLDGIDAARRDYFDRVAEEARSESQPIKPQRVIATLKRLLPAETVIVADPGTPTPYIGAQYVLPNPGRWTVIPRAHGGLGYSLPGVVGAHYARPSARTIGLMGDGSFGMSVGELETISRLNLPITLVHFNNGAFGWIKELQHLYHDRRYFSVDFNPVDYTAIARGFGLRAWQVTDPADVERTFREALDSGGPAFVDIVTESQLTETPPVHAWLDAAAKMEEQS comes from the coding sequence GTGAATGTCAGCGACGCCATCGTTGAGATCCTCGTCCAGAGTGGCATTGAGCACATCTTTGGCCTTCCTGGCGACACCGGAATGGACTTCTACGACGCCCTGTATCGCAACGAAGGTCGCATCCAGCACATTCTGACGAGAGACGAGCGGTCGGCCTCGTTCATGGCGGATGCCTACGCGCGGGTTTCGGGCAAGGTCGGCGTCTGCGAAGGGCCAAGTGGCGGTGGGGCGACGTATATCGTGCCGGGCGTGGCCGAGGCACATGGCTCGTTCTTGCCGCTTCTGGTGCTGACCTCTGATACTCCGATTCGAGAGGAAGGGCGAGGAGTTCTTACCGAGCTCGACCAGCGCGCGCTGTTTCAACCGATCACCAAGTGGGCTGCGCGAATGACTACCGCAAACACCGCGCCGGATGTCGTTCGTCGCGCGTTGCGGCTTGCGACGACCGGCCGGCCAGGCGCAGTGTCGATTTCCATGCCCGCAGACGTTCTCAAGGCGCCGGTCGACGAAGCACACGTTTACGGGGTGCCACAGTTCGGCGCAGCGCCGGCAAGCCGACCGCGACCGGATTCATCCGAGATCGAGCGGGCGGCCGACGTGATTCGAAACGCAACACGACCTGTTATCGTGGCTGGTGGAGGCGTCCTCATCTCGCAGGCGTGGGATGCGCTGACCGCGCTGGCCGAAGCAGGGTCGATTCCTGTTGGGACATCGATCAACGGGAAGGGCAGCATCGCCGAGACGAATCGGCTGTCGCTTGGAATCGTGGGGGGAAACGGCGCTCGTCCGTACGCAAACTCGATTCTCGCTGAAGCGGATGTCGTCATCCTCGTCGGCACTCGAACCGACTCGACCACGACGCTGAACTGGACCCTGCCCCGACGAGATGCCGCGCTGAAGGTTGTTCACATCGATGTCGATCCGTGGCAGCTTGGCAACAATTATCGCACCGTTGCGCCGGTTATCGGCGATGCGCGCGCGGCGCTCGAGGATCTTGTCGATGCGCTCGGTGTCACTCCCGCCGACGCGGAGCGTGTGCTCTGGTTGGACGGCATCGATGCCGCACGACGCGACTATTTCGATCGTGTCGCCGAGGAGGCTCGTTCGGAATCTCAGCCGATCAAGCCGCAACGCGTGATCGCAACATTAAAGCGACTCCTGCCGGCGGAGACCGTCATCGTCGCCGATCCTGGCACCCCGACACCGTACATCGGCGCGCAGTACGTATTGCCGAACCCGGGGCGCTGGACAGTGATCCCGCGCGCACATGGGGGGCTCGGATATTCGCTTCCCGGAGTTGTCGGCGCGCACTATGCTCGGCCGAGCGCAAGGACGATCGGGCTGATGGGGGATGGCTCGTTCGGCATGTCCGTCGGGGAACTGGAGACGATTTCCCGGCTGAACCTGCCCATCACTCTGGTTCACTTCAACAACGGGGCGTTCGGCTGGATCAAGGAATTGCAGCACCTCTACCACGATCGCCGCTACTTCTCGGTCGACTTCAACCCCGTCGACTACACTGCGATCGCACGCGGTTTCGGCCTTCGCGCCTGGCAGGTTACCGACCCTGCTGACGTCGAAAGAACATTCCGGGAGGCGCTGGACTCTGGAGGTCCAGCCTTTGTCGATATCGTCACGGAGTCGCAACTCACTGAGACTCCGCCTGTGCATGCGTGGCTCGACGCAGCAGCGAAGATGGAGGAGCAATCGTGA